GGCCGCGCGGCAGCTGGCAGGCCCCACTGATGGCAGTGCTCCCAGATGCCAAGAACCTGCCAAAAACTACCCGATATTTCCCAGGGGGCTCCAAACGCAGGGCAGGAACACCTAACAGCGGGAGCTGAGGCTGTGGGAGATGTAAAAGGAGCTGAACAGCTCCGGGATAAACAGCCCCTGGCACGACCCACCCTGACAGAGCCGTGTCCCCGTGGCAGCGATATTCCGGCCCTATGAGCAGCTCTGACCAGCTCCCAGAAGAGATTTTGTGCTCTGTCTGGATCTATATGGCTTCTGACCCCGTTATTAATTGTGTAGGAGATTTGCTGGCCTTCATATCTGGGGTTTCGGTGTATTTTTAGCACACACGACGCAGCTTCGGGCTGCCTGGGCCATCCATCTGCCGGCGGCCCCGCACGGAGGCGGTGCTGGGAGACGCTCGCCGCCTCgtgaggggttttggggcacACGGCAGGCACCAGGAAGGCTGGAAATGATCTCGGCAGCTCACACTGAACACCGAAATGCAGGCTGCAGGCCCCTGAAATTAGGATTTAGGAGCAGGATTGAATGCGCCTGGTTTTGAAGGGCAATTTGGTCACATCCCAAATGTGTGTGGGGTTTTGAGGGAAGGACCTGAGGCCTCTCTTGGGCTCGTTCCCCTGCTGAGATGGCTCCGGAAAATGCTTTTGTCACATCACATCCCCAAAGCTTGCCCCTTTCCACGATGTGATCGGGGTGATGGGGGTGTCCTGACCGGGCCAGGACGGTGCCATCCCTCATCTGCCCTATATGaccaggaccagggaggtgacgAGGGGCCAGGGCACGCAGCAAAAAAGGGCCGAGATTGCCCTGCCAGGGGACATCAGCTTGCCCGAGCTGCCAGGCAGCCCCATTTCAGCCATttcttgagggaaaaaaaagctcccCAGCCTCAGGGGCCCATGTGAGGTGATGGGGAAGGGAGACGTGGCGGTGTCACCCccctgggacagcagcaggtGGGATTCGTGGGGCTGCCAGTGATATAGGGACACGGTCGTGGGCCCCCCCTGTGCCCACCATGGAGGTCACCACCTCTGTCCCCCGGGCACTGAAGGGGGACAGAGCGAGCGGGGCCCACACTGtcccctgccccctccccatctTCAAGTCCCCCCCGCTGTTCCCAGTACCCCCTGCCCCCAGGTCCCCCCTTTCcctgagccccctccccatcccccctCCCCCGTTGTCCCCAGGGTCCCCCCCCCACTATCCCTAGGTCCCCTTTTCATCCCTAGCCCCCCCCAGCTGTCCCCAGATCCCCCCTCCTGTCCTCAGGTCCCCCCCCTttgtccccaagcccccccccccactgtccccacgccccctccctgtccccagccccccccattGCCTTTAGCccttgtccccagcccccctcccTGTCCTCAAGCCCCTCCCCttgtccccaagcccccccttGCCCCCATTaccccctccctgtccccagccccccctcaCTGCCTCTACCCCCCCCTCCTttgtccccaagccccccccttTGTCCCCAAGCTCTTTTCCTGTCCCCATTaccccctccctgtccccagccccccctttgtccccatccttctccctgtccccaaccccccccccccccactacccccattcccccccccatGGCGCTGCCCAGGCCCCCTCGAGGCTCAGCCGCACCGCGCATGCGCcgccctgcctccctccccgcaccccccctcCCACCGGCGCCCTCCGCCGCGCATGCgcccttctcccctctccccagcctagGGCGCGGCCGCGTTCGCCCGCGCGCCGcgaccgccccccccccacttcCCCCCCCCATGGCGAAGCAGCCAATCACCGCCCTCGCTCGCCGTGCGTGCTGACGTCACAGCGGGCGGTATATAAGCGGGCGGCCGCAGTCCCGCCCCCCTGACAGCGTCTGCAGCCGCCGCCGCGAGAGCATCCTCCGCGCccaccgccgccgcctcagccaccgccgcgccgccgcctcagccgccgcccgccgccgccgcctcgccgaGGGAAGGGAAGCGTATCGTATGTCCGCTATCCAGAACCTCCAACCCTTCGGTGAGCGCCCTTTgtgcggcgggcggcggggcagggccgggccgggccttTGCGGCCCCTCCCAGGCCGGGCCCCGCCCCGTGGCGCAGTTGCTATTCCCGGGGACGGTTGCGTCAgccgaggggggggggaggggagggagaaaggagggggcgtggcttcgCGCTGACAGACGGGTGGGGTGGCCAATGGGGAGCGCGGAGGGGCGGGGCGGCCGGCTCTGATGGGCGCTCTCCGCAGACCCCTTTGCTGATGCAAGTAAGGGTGATGACCTGCTTCCTGCCGGCACTGAGGACTACATCCATATAAGGATCCAGCAGCGGAACGGCAGGAAGACCCTCACCACTGTCCAGGGCATCGCGGATGATTACGATAAAAAGAAACTGGTGAAGGCCTTCAAGAAGGTGGGTGCAGCACTGGGGCGTCGACAGATGGAGGGAGCCAGGCggtggctgctggggggggtggtggggggctgcgggggcaggttttgcctttttcttgctaaaaatcttttttttccgttcttttttttctccccctctccagAAATTTGCCTGCAATGGTACTGTGATCGAACACCCTGAATATGGAGAAGTGATTCAGTTGCAAGGTGACCAGCGCAAGAACATATGCCAGTTCCTCGTGGAGGtagggtttgttttgttctggtgCACGTGCTAGCTAATTTTTACATCAAATGTGACTTTTCACTTTAATCATGATGCAGGTTCTCATGTTCTTGGCTTTAAGATACCATGCTGATGGAGGCAGATTCTCATTTTCCTGTCTTTAAAACATACTGATGGAGgactctctttctcttcttactGAATTTCTTAAATAATATGTTGTCCAACAAGGTTTTGCAGTTGCAGGATAACTTTTATTCCATGCTTCGGGGGGAGCAGAGATCTGACAGTTCTACAGCATCCGCAGCGTGTGGATCTCCATGGAGTCTTGTCTGGTTTGAAGTGCtttaaagtgcattttttttcttgcagattGGACTGGCTAAAGACGACCAGCTGAAAGTCCATGGGTTTTAAGTGCCTGTGGGTCACTGAAGCTTTATGCAAGAAGATTTCCTTACAATGAAATTCCCATCTGTCCCTTGTCATAAGTTTAAAACCAGCCGGTTTGTGTAATGTAACAATCTTGGGTCCACTGTTCAGTCTGGACTAGTGTAATTCAGTGATGTAATAAACTGACACGAGCCCATGCTATCTCGTCTTGCTGTCCCTCATTTAACAGAGGTAAATCGGGCGTTTGGCACTGCCCGGCCTGAAGCTAAAAGTAACCAGATGTTCCAAGTTAAGCCAAGGGACTCGGCCTGTCAGTCCAGAGACCGTCCGGATCTCTCCTCAGTCCAGCGGCTCCTCCGTTTCCATGGACGGTAACTGGCGGTGCCTCCTGCGGCCCCACGCGGAGCGAGGCATTGAGCGCGAGCTGTGGCATGGCCTGGGGAGACAGGACCTTCACTCTAGGCAGTGTTTGCTCCTGGTGGTagagggatttggggaaaaaatttgACTTTTGAACGAGAAGAGTGACTGAAGAGTGACTTCAAGGCTGGATGCCTGCAATTCCGGCCTGGCAGGTGCTGGTGTCGTACAAGCCCAAAGATACCGGGCAGTGTACTTGAAGGAACCAGTACCTTGGGTTAAACTTTTGACAAGGGATCAATTTTGGACTAATGTAACAAGTATCGTTGTAGATAGAGCTGCAGAGCTTACGTGTTACTAGCAACTGCTGCCTAATGCCCTGTGAAGTAACAgatttttggtttcatttttaatgttttatgtaATGTATTTAAAgtcttatttaaataaaaatggttttcaAAAGCACTCCATGGGTGGATTCAGTTGTGTTGTGGAGccaaaatgctttgctttaaaGAGGTGGTGGCTCTGGGGGACtggcagcttctgctgctgtgtgagTTGGAGCGGGGTGGGAGGATGAAGCGGGGTGGTGGGCGCTCTGCGCTGCCTTGGGCCGCCTGTCCTAGTGTGACCTGGTGCAGGAAGGGGaaggcagagcagctgtggcttCCTCCTCCCTGGCCAAAGTTGAAGTAAACAGCCCCAGAGCGGCTGTTGAGTCATTCCCTCTTGGCTGGGGCCTGATCACCCTCGCACCAGGTCTCGTGCTTGTTGCTTGCGAGGTTTGCAAGGTCAGCGCTCCCGCTTCCGGCCAGCAACCACTGCCACAGGCACACAAACCCCAGCGGGGTGCAGCACCTTCCTCCCTCTGTGCCTCGGAGCCACCGAACGAGCCACGAGGGAACAACTTTACAACAGCCCTGCTTGTGGGGGTGGGCAAATGCAATGTGAAATGTCCTGAAATCCCCAGAAATGAGCAGAAATCTTTGTGTTTCATCCTGCTGGTGGCTGTGTCCCACGCTACGGGGGTGTTACTGCGTTGCACCCTGTGTGCTGGGGGAGCTTACACCCTGCCCTGCAGCGGATCCACAGGGGGGGCCCCTCGTGGTTTTGGCAGCTTTCTAAGAGCCGAGCTGTGTTCGTTCGCTTGCTGCTGTGAAGCTCCTGCCACAGCCTGGGTTCTTTGTGCGGCGCTCAGCCCTCTGTGCCACCATTTACTTCCCTGTGAGACTTTGCTCTCGGCCACCAGTTTGCTGCAATCACAcgaggtgcagggggacagcggGTGCCCTcgtgccctgcctgctcctggcagagCGCCTGCAGGCGGTGGTGAGGCTCAAgccttgctgcctgcctgaGCTCCTGGGGGGCTCTCGTGCTTGGTGGAGCTTTTCACAGAGCCCCTGTAGCTAACAGAACGTGGGGTGTTTAAGCCATGGGGTTAGGAATGAAATCTGAGGCCATCAAACGTCCTCGGGATGCAACCACACGCACCCAGATCTGGTCTGgtcgtgcctcagtttccttcACTGCGGGGTCACCGGCCAGGCGGGGTGCTGAGGCTCAGTGCTGGATGTCCTCAGCTTTGGGTTTTGCTCCTGCActcattttctcctcccttccctcccgcTCTCCATTTTGATGTCTGGAACCTCCTCCCTTCAGCACAACCACTGCTCTGCAAACCCAGCTCAGGGGTGCTCCCCGCTGCCGTTTCCCAGCTCTTCTGCAACCCCACTCCTCTTGGTGGGCACAGCTGAGGCCAGGGAGCAGGCAAGGGAGACGGTGACACAGTCAGCATGGATGGTCACTGCCACATCTTTTGGGATGTCCAGGTGGGATGGAGCAAGTAGCCAGATGAAGCCAGGAGAAGGGAACGAGCCGAGCACCCGCGGTCACTCTGCAAACATGCGTCAAGGCGCCGCCAAGCCGATGGGCTGCAGGAAGCAGTCGCTGTGCCCCCGTCACCCTGACGGCTCATTTGGCCCGGATCGAGCCTTTAAAAGCCAGAAATTGCAAAACAATTTGTTTGTTCCTTGTAAAAAATGCTCCTGGGAGCGAGCCATCGATCGCTGCAGTGCACTGGAGGTGCCGGGGCTCTGGTGCTTTCCTGCCCATTCAAAGCCCGTTTGTTTCgggtttatttatttgaagagGGCGAATATTGAGCTTTGCAAACACGGCACGGGGGGCAAGGGCAGGCAGCAAAGCTCCGGAGTGTGCCTAATCCATAGCATATCACTGACACGTCTTTTATGGCAGGAGTGACACAAATGTCCTCTACAAACACAATGGGCTGAGGGTAAATACAAGAGGAGCGATCGATGATGAAAGGAAATACCAGACCCTGTGTTTTGCCCTAGTTTATGCCCCACTgagcccctgggacccccccaaaagcATCCCcttggatggggggggggggtcccagctgtGGGGTCCGTGCATGTGGCAGGCCTGTGCCCAACAGGGGAGCACGCAGCAGAGTGCTCTCAGCCAGCACCCCGGCCACTtgctgctcccccagcacccatcGTAGAGCccagcaaggggctggggaggttGTGGGGCAGCTATTCATGAAAATCAGCACATGCATGTAAAAAGCATGAGCTGTGCATGATGCTTGTAAATACACACACCCCACCTGTGCTGTACATGCTGCAGCCATAGAACCATGCACACACATGTATGTGCAGCTGTCTATGCATGCGCATGGGGAAAATCACCCCTTGTAGTTTTAATccatataaataaatgttaatgtCTGCatgcttttccaacctttatgattcttttttttttttttttttttttttttttttgtgtatccTTTATGGTGCACATGGCCCTGGCCGTATGTTTGTGTATAGACCTGTGCGCATGGGTATATGTAGGGTACACCTATAGCTTTGTGTCTGTTTCTGTAGCTCACTACAGCGGTACATCTAGCTGTGTACATATAATTTTCTATGCATTTCTGTATGTAAATCAAtgtatctttatatatatatatatatatatatatatatatcgaTAGTGCTCGATAAAGGTTCCATGCAACCAAACCTACACACACTTTTGGTCTCCCTCTTGCTCTGTATAACGATAGCTGTATTTGTTTATGCATAACTGTCTATGCATGTATGCCTATAGGTGTGTATCTAGAGAGCCAGTATATCTATAAGCATATTCAATATTTATACCTAGAGCCATTTTTATGTGCAGAAATAACTGTATGTGTAGCTAATCACACACACACGTACATTTGTGCATATAGCCATACACGCAGGTCGCTAGCTAAAGAAATACACTTTGTACACCTACATACTGCCATGGCCAATTGCCATAGTCTCCAGCCATATAAACATACATGTGTGCAGGCACACAGATATTGTTAATTCCatttatatatgtgcatatgtataagcctatacatataaaaaaaaaccacatgtATAGGTATATTTGTAAATGTGCATGTGGCATTGTGTGCTTGGGTGtgtaaatacatgtacatgtgtCTCTGTACAGATATTGCTgtatgagagagagagagaaagagtgtTTATCAATCTCTGCATAGCAGAGAGGTATATGCAGCTATATATGCAGCTATGCAGCTATACCTATATAAAACTCAAGCTAGTCTGTGACTGTGATATATGTGCACATAACTGTATGTGTTAAAAAGTGTGTGTGGGCAAAAGTGGactatgtgtatgtatgtgtatgcgTGTATGTCCTATATGTTTGTGTCTCTGTGTGCATAgactcacagaatcatttaCTTTGGAAAAGATGTctaagatcaagtccaaccattaactTAGCACTGCCAAGGTTACCACTAAACATCTGCATGTATATCTGTGTGTGTAATCACATGTGTATATGTGACGTGTGTGTGTAGgtacatgtatgtacatgtgtttatatgtttatatacacTTGTATAGAATCatttatgttggaaaagacgtctaagatcaagtccaaccactAACTTAGCACTACGTTTACCACTAAACATGTGCTTTTCTATGTATATATCAtgtgtatgtatgcatacatgtgtgtgtatgaaTACACATGTGCATATATACACGTCTGTATAGAATCACAGCCTCATTTACCTTGGAAAAGAAGTctaagatcaagtccaaccatgtacgtgtgtgtgtgtgtgtgtgtgtgtctgtacaCACGTGTGTACCCCCCTGCACCCCCGGTCCCCCCCGCAGAAGCCGCCCCGGAGCCCCGGGGGTGCtgcggggcgcggcgggggccggccggggccgcccctCCCGGGGAGGAGCGAGGCCGGGGGCGCCTTGAAAAGCGGGGCCGGGCTCGGCTGCAGGTGAGCCTGagtcctgcagccagcaggtgAGGGATGGGGGGACGTGGGgtgaggctggaagggatggggggggggacctGAGATGGATGCGGGGCGACTTGGGGACCAGCtgggagggatggagagggacctgggagggatggtggggacacggggacctgCTGGGACGCATGGTTTGGGGACCTGGGGACTGgacagggggacagggacacctggGGACCAGTTAGGATGGttggagcggggctggggaccAGCCGTGCGCTGGGGATGAGCACCCCACGGCCCCACCTGCACCCCACCGAGCTGCTGGCCTCACtttgggggctgcagcacctctgctccccttccccttctctccacagccaTGAAGGGAAAGGTGTGCGTCGGCCTCGTCCTCGCCGTCGTGGCCACTGCTTGCCTGTGCCGGCCGGCCGCGGAGGCACCGGGTGCCGTGGGGGACCCCCGGCGGCTCCCCACCAGCCTGGTCCGGAGGGACTGGCCCGAGTCCCtgtcccaggagcagcagcacctcatCTCCCGCTTCCTACCCCACATGTTCGCAGGTACCACGGCCCCACGGGACGCACAGGGTGGGCAGCCCCAGGGGAACCCCATAAGGCACAGCCCAGCCCCGGTCCCGGGTGGCTCTGACCCCGCTCCCTTTGCCCCAGCAGAGCTGAGAGACCGCAAGGGCTTCGTGCAGGGGGACGAGGGGGACGAGGCCCTGCACGACCACTTCTACCCCGACTGGATGGATTTCGGCCGCCGGAGCTCCGAAGACTCAGCTGCATAAGCATCGCCCCCGCCGTGCAGAGCACTGGCACCCTTGGTGCATCTTTCTTGCTGCAATAAAGCTTTGGCACTACAGCCTCTGCCGCTGGGCTCTTTGCTGGGAAAAATGGGGGCAACTCGATCCCCAGCCCCAAGGGGATGCACAGGGCacagcaggagcacacagctaCAGACAGCACACGGGAGCTGCTTCAGCTCTTCACATTTATTGGATAAGGGACAGGGCACAGCTGGGGGCAAGGGACAGAGCCGGCGCGAGTGACAGCTACACCCTGAGACActcgctgccagcagccccccagcagcgcTGCTACGTCTATGCGGTGGGCAGGAACGAGTTTTAAAACCATTTGCTTTAAAATCAGCCCGGATGCTGCCCAGGTGTGGCGGTGGGGGTCTCATCCTGGCACACGCAGCTCCTCCCGGCCTCGAGCACAGGCTGAGCATCGCCCCTTGCTGCAGCCGTGCCAGGAACCAGAACAGTTTTTATTGCTAGCAACCGGCTCCGGTGAAGGGTCCACAGCCTCtgggtggggacagggacagtgTCCTCGAGTGCCCCGAgcatcctgcacctgggacccctgcagctgcaggacgtggggctgggggagcagcgcAGGGGGACCCCATGGCATCGCAGCGTTGTGTCCTTGCA
This portion of the Anas platyrhynchos isolate ZD024472 breed Pekin duck chromosome 28, IASCAAS_PekinDuck_T2T, whole genome shotgun sequence genome encodes:
- the EIF1 gene encoding eukaryotic translation initiation factor 1, which produces MSAIQNLQPFDPFADASKGDDLLPAGTEDYIHIRIQQRNGRKTLTTVQGIADDYDKKKLVKAFKKKFACNGTVIEHPEYGEVIQLQGDQRKNICQFLVEIGLAKDDQLKVHGF